Proteins from a genomic interval of Paenibacillus lentus:
- a CDS encoding Crp/Fnr family transcriptional regulator: protein MILHKGEILFRQGDDGKYLYHIKSGLFKVTRLHENGNMVLFNILYPGETVPHHSLISPKEIHGTAIALIRSEVEIISAQEWYRELEENPEKPLEVARLLQEKVRFMQERLDHLTVGTPGERLELLQKWLSHHANGAPLTDYLTQEEIGQLIGIRRETVNRLLRGQQV, encoded by the coding sequence ATGATACTGCATAAAGGAGAGATTTTATTTCGCCAAGGAGACGATGGAAAGTATTTATACCATATTAAAAGCGGCTTATTTAAAGTAACGCGGCTGCACGAGAACGGCAACATGGTTTTGTTTAACATCTTGTATCCCGGCGAAACAGTGCCGCATCATTCCCTAATTTCTCCTAAGGAAATTCACGGCACCGCAATCGCTCTCATTCGCAGCGAAGTAGAGATCATTTCCGCCCAGGAGTGGTATCGCGAGCTGGAAGAGAACCCAGAGAAGCCGCTTGAGGTGGCCCGCCTGCTTCAGGAGAAGGTTCGTTTTATGCAAGAGCGTCTAGACCATCTTACGGTAGGTACTCCAGGCGAGCGATTGGAGCTGCTGCAAAAATGGCTTAGCCATCATGCGAACGGGGCCCCACTAACTGATTATTTGACCCAAGAAGAGATCGGGCAGCTCATCGGGATTAGACGTGAAACGGTTAATCGGCTGTTGCGGGGACAACAGGTATAG
- a CDS encoding YitT family protein — protein MGKRVNWQAISFQVMMMLLGTFLLAFTYYHVNFQNGLSEGGFVGLALLGKYLFDLPPALSIIVLDIPVLIAALFLKGRKFIVNTLFASLAFSAFYELCEQFSPLTLNLQANLPIAALLSGVFTGIGAGVVLRVGGATGGDDMLSLMISERSGLKIGTVFILMDAVVLGISLIYLPFTETVFTIMAVLIAGKTITWTVNCGKQDTKVLRVPYAIKEKTARA, from the coding sequence ATGGGGAAAAGAGTAAACTGGCAGGCTATTAGCTTCCAGGTAATGATGATGCTGTTGGGTACGTTTTTATTGGCCTTTACGTACTATCATGTCAACTTTCAGAACGGTTTATCTGAGGGCGGATTTGTAGGCCTAGCTTTGCTAGGCAAGTATTTGTTTGATCTGCCGCCAGCCTTGAGTATCATTGTGCTGGATATTCCGGTATTGATTGCCGCTTTATTTTTAAAAGGACGCAAGTTTATTGTTAATACGTTATTTGCATCACTGGCATTCTCGGCATTTTATGAGCTGTGCGAACAGTTCTCGCCGCTCACCTTGAATCTGCAGGCCAATTTGCCAATCGCTGCATTGTTGTCGGGCGTGTTCACGGGAATTGGCGCGGGCGTTGTACTGCGAGTGGGCGGAGCAACGGGCGGAGACGATATGCTGTCCCTCATGATCAGTGAACGATCCGGTCTGAAGATCGGCACCGTCTTTATTTTGATGGATGCCGTAGTATTAGGAATATCCTTGATATATTTACCTTTCACGGAAACGGTATTCACGATTATGGCCGTGCTGATTGCCGGCAAGACGATCACGTGGACCGTCAATTGCGGGAAGCAAGATACCAAAGTTCTCCGTGTGCCATATGCAATCAAAGAGAAAACAGCTCGAGCTTAA
- the hmpA gene encoding NO-inducible flavohemoprotein, which yields MLDSRTIEIIKSTVPVLEVHGETITRTFYQTMFKNHPELLNIFNHANQRQGKQPTALANAVYAAAANIDALERILPVVRGIAHKHRALGILPEHYPIVGENLLGAIKTVLGEAATDEIIEAWSKAYGIIADVFISVESDMYEHSEQLPGGWRGFRRFIVDRKVQETAEATSFYLVPQDGNPIATYEPGQYITVKVKPEGQEFTHLRHYSLSTAPGAAYYRITVKREDGDANRPAGIVSTYLHQRVQEGDILELSAPAGDFTLNQNLQSPVTLISGGVGLTPMISMLETLLQHSEREIVYIHAARSREHHIMKEHVEALAADFPRLKCYTVYETSTADDLCDKSGYIDATWLSTIVPLQSDFYFCGPVPFMQAIYHALHEMNVPEENIHYEFFGPAGSLDSSASNPN from the coding sequence ATGCTTGACTCCCGTACAATCGAAATCATTAAGTCCACAGTTCCGGTGTTAGAAGTACATGGCGAAACGATAACCCGCACATTTTACCAAACGATGTTCAAAAACCATCCCGAGCTGCTGAATATCTTCAATCATGCCAACCAACGTCAGGGAAAACAACCAACAGCATTGGCCAACGCTGTATATGCCGCTGCTGCAAATATCGATGCACTGGAGCGAATCCTCCCCGTCGTTCGCGGCATCGCTCATAAACACCGCGCGCTCGGTATCCTTCCAGAGCATTACCCGATTGTAGGCGAGAACCTGCTTGGCGCGATCAAGACCGTACTTGGTGAAGCAGCAACCGATGAAATTATCGAGGCTTGGAGCAAAGCTTACGGTATCATTGCCGATGTGTTTATCAGTGTAGAATCCGATATGTACGAGCATTCTGAACAGCTGCCAGGAGGATGGCGCGGCTTCCGCCGCTTTATTGTCGATCGCAAAGTCCAGGAAACCGCAGAAGCAACCTCCTTCTATCTCGTGCCTCAAGACGGTAATCCTATTGCTACCTACGAGCCTGGCCAATATATTACAGTAAAAGTAAAGCCGGAAGGGCAGGAATTCACCCACCTCCGCCACTACAGTCTGTCTACAGCTCCAGGAGCTGCCTATTACCGGATTACTGTAAAGCGCGAGGATGGCGATGCAAATCGTCCAGCGGGGATAGTATCTACCTACTTGCATCAACGGGTACAGGAAGGTGACATCCTTGAACTTAGCGCGCCTGCTGGCGATTTTACGTTGAATCAAAATTTGCAATCCCCTGTCACGCTAATCAGCGGAGGCGTCGGTCTGACACCTATGATCAGTATGCTGGAGACACTACTGCAGCATTCCGAACGCGAAATTGTGTATATACACGCCGCCCGCAGCAGGGAGCATCATATTATGAAAGAACATGTCGAGGCACTTGCCGCCGATTTTCCTCGCCTGAAATGCTATACGGTATACGAAACATCAACCGCTGACGATCTATGCGACAAGAGCGGATACATCGATGCTACTTGGCTTTCGACAATAGTGCCTTTACAATCCGACTTCTACTTCTGCGGGCCAGTACCGTTTATGCAAGCGATTTATCATGCGCTGCACGAAATGAACGTGCCCGAAGAAAATATCCATTATGAATTTTTTGGGCCTGCCGGCAGCCTGGACAGCTCCGCCTCCAACCCAAACTAA